GCGGCGATCATCGCCACGACGTCGGGGTCGTTGACCAGATCGTGCGACAGCACGGTGCACATCACCAGCACTTCATGCTTGAAGCCGGGGACGAAGAGCGGACGGATCGGACGGTCGATCAGGCGTGCGGTCAGCGTCTCTTTCTCGGTCGGACGCGCCTCGCGCTTGAAGAAGCCACCGGGCACCTTGCCCGCGGCATAGTATTTTTCCTGGTAGTGGACGGTCAGCGGGAAGAAATCCTGGCCCGGCTTCGGTTCCTTCGCGAAGGTCACGTTGGCCATGACCGAGGTCTCGCCGAGCGTGGCGATGACGGTGCCGTCTGCCTGACGGGCAACCTTGCCGGTCTCGAGGGTGAGGGTTTCCTCGCCCCACTGCATGGATTTCGTCGTTACGTTGAACATGTAGCGTATCCTGTAAGGGAGCACTCCCGGCCCTCCGGGTCTCCCGTTCCTATGGTGGCCCCATTGCCACCGCTCCCTATCCTCTTGCATGTGCCCGGGAGCCAAAGGCGTCACGTCTCAGATGGGGCGCGCATACAGGAGAATCCGCCTTTTGGGAAGTGATAAGCGCGGCGCGCCCTCGGACAGGCCGGGGACCGCCCCCAGGGCGCAAGGCCCGAAACGCAAAACGCCCGCTCCAGAGGAGCGGGCGCTGCGACTTCCGTATCCTGCGCGGATCAGCGGCGAATGCCGAGGCGCTGGATGAGGTCGGTGTAACGTGCCTCTTCCTTGCCCTTCAGATAGTCCAGCAGCTTGCGGCGCTGAGCCACGAGCTTCAGAAGGCCACGACGCGAGTGGTTGTCCTTCTTGTGGGTCTTGAAGTGCTCGGTCAGGGTCGTGATGCGGCTGGTGAGGATGGCAACCTGGACTTCGGGCGAACCGGTGTCGCCTTCCTTGGTTGCGAATTCCTTCATCAGGCGGTTCTTTTCTTCAACGGTGATCGACATCGGGGTCTCCTTGAAGGTTTGAGGGATGGCACAAGCCGGGATGTCGTCCAGCAGGGCCCTTGGAGCGCTCCGGCCCGCATGGCCGGATGCGCGCGTATAGGGCGATTCAGGTGCGAAGGGAAGCCCGAAGTTCCCCGGCGCGGCCCATGGGGGTCACCCTGCGGCCGATCTAGCCTGCCGATGCCAGAGCCGCGGCTGCTGGCTGTAGGCAACGTAGAGCGGATGCCGCGGGTGCCCGTCCCTCGTCAGACCCAGCACATGCACGGCGCCAATGAGCTGCGCCGCGATCTGCGGCCCGCGTCCCATATGTGCACCGTGCATCCCCCAGCCGGCCAGCGTCATCCCCGCCTCGGCGTGCCAGCGCAGCAAGAGCGCGTCATTCTCCGGCCCCACCGGGGTCTCGGCGCGGCGCAATTCGGCCGGGGTCGGCGCGCGGAAGGCGAAGATATTGGCGATGCGCATGCCGCCGAAGCCCATCGCCTGCGCCCGCCGCTGGCAGCGCTCGATGGTGGGATCGTTACGCCGCTCGTCGGCCTTGGCAGGGTTGAGCATGACCCAGAGCAGAAAGGGCCCCGGCGTCTCGCGCCAGAGCCGTTCCAGCCCGTATCGATAGGTCCCGCAGTGCGAGTAGAGTGCCCGCGAGCGTGTGCCGTTGTCCTCGTGGCGCCGTTCGATCATGGCCACACTCTCACCAGCGGAGGCGCCGCCTGGCAAGCCCGTTGACTTGCCCCCCGGCCCGGCACAGGGTCTGCCCGAGACCGACAACCCGAGGATATCCCATGGACATCACCCGCATCGAGGCCGCCGCCGGGCGGCTGCAAGGCCACGCCCGCCGCACGCCGCTGCTCTCTTCGCCCTTCCTCGACGAGATCGCCGGGCGCCGCGTGCTGGTGAAGGCCGAGTGCCTGCAGCACACCGGCAGCTTCAAGTTCCGCGGCGCCTGGTCGGCGCTCTCCGCGCTCGATCCCGAGGTGCGGGCCAAGGGGGTCATCGCCTTCTCCTCGGGCAACCACGCGCAGGGCATCGCGGCGGCGGCAAAGGGCTTCGGGGTGCCCGCAGTGATCATCATGCCCGCCGACGCCCCCGCCGCGAAAGTCGCCGGCACCCGGGGGCTCGGCGCGGAGGTGGTTCCTTATGACCGCGAGAAGGAAGACCGCGACGCGCTCGGCGCCCGTCTGGCGGCGGAGCGCGGCCTCACGCTGGTCAAACCCTTCGACGAGCCCGAGGTGATCGCGGGGCAAGGCACCTGCGGGCTGGAGATCGCCGAGCAGGCTGCCGAAGAGGGGGTGACCGAAGCCGACGTGCTGGTCTGCTGCGGCGGTGGCGGGCTGACCTCGGGCATCGCTCTGGCGCTCGAGGCCAAAGCCCCCGGCCTGCGCGCCCGCCCCGCCGAGCCCGAGGGGTTTGACGACGTCAAACGCTCGCTGGCGGCGGGCACGATCCAGCGCAACACGGCCATGGGCGGCAATATCTGTGACGCCATCGTCACGCCGCAGCCGGGCAACCTCACCTTCCCCATCATGCAGCGGCTCTGCGGGCCTGGTCTGGCCGTCACGGAGGAAGAGGCGCTCAGGGCCATGCAACTCGCGGCACGACATCTCAGGATCATCGCCGAGCCCGGCGGCGCTGTGGCCCTGGCCGCGGCGCTCTTCCGCGCCAGCGAGATCGAGGGCGAGGCAGTGATCTGCACCGTCTCCGGCGGGAACGTGGATGCGGCGATCCTCGCCCGCGCGCTCGCGCTCGACATCTGAGACAGGAAAAGGCGCGGCCCCCTTCGGACCGCGCCTTGTTCTTTCAGCCGGAAACATCCCGTCGAGCGCGAGGGGCGCGCCCCTCGCTTTTCTGCGCTCAGCTGTCGAGCCGCCGGGCCTCGTCGATCAGCATCACCGGGATGCCCTCACGGATCGGGAAGGCGAGCCCCGCGCCCTTGCTGACAAGCTCCTGACGCCCGGCATCGTAGTCGAGCCCGGCATGGGTCACCGGGCAGACCAGCGCCTCGAGCATGCGGCGGTCAAAGGTGAATGTCTCTTCGCTCATTGAATCAGGTCCTCTTCTCCGCCGCGCAGGGCGAACTCGATCAGTGTCACCAGCGTCTCGCGGCGCGACTCCAGGCGCGGGGCCTCCAGCAACGCCTGCTTCTCTTCGGGCGCGAAATCCAGCAGCATCGAGAGCGAGTTGATCAGCAGCTCGTCCTCGGCATCCTTCAGCGTATCCCAGTCGGCGGAGAGGCCGCGCGCCTCGAAATACCGGTCCAAGAGCCGCAGGAAGGCGCCGCGGTCGAAGCTGTCGTCGTGGTCGGCATGCGACGTGAGATCATGTTCGAACCCCTCCCATGAGACCTTGCAGCGACGGTAGGGGGTGAAGCCGTCGACTTCCTCCATCACCCGGAAGCGCGACAGGCCCGACAGCGTGATCATGTAGCGCCCGTCCTCGGTCTCGGAGAACTGGGTGATGCGCCCGGCGCAGCCGATGCGCTGCAACGAGGGCCGCTCGTCAGAGCCGTTCGCCGCAGGCTGAACCATGCCGATGAGCCGCGCGTCGGTCTTCAGCGCGTCGTCGAGCATCGCCAGATAGCGCGGCTCGAAGATGTGCAGCGGAAGGCGCGAGCGCGGCAGCAGCAGGGCTCCGGGCAGCGGAAAGACCGGGATCATTCCGGGAAGGTCGGTTCGTCTCACCATGACCTGCGAGCTAGGGCGCATCGGCGTTCAGGCAAATATCATAGAAGTGAGTTTGCGGCGTCCGTTGAGCACCACCGGATCGTTCGGCTTGAGCGCCTCGAAGATGGTGAAGAGCTGGGTCTTGGCAGCCCCGTCGTTCCACTCGCGGTCGCGGCGGAAGAGATCGAGAAGCTGGGTCACCGCTTCTTCGGTCTGGCCATGCGCGTAAAGCGCCTGCGCGAGATCGAAGCGCGCCTGCAGGTCCGCCGGGTCCGCTTCGACCTTGGCGGTCAGCTCAGCGACGGGGCCGGCGTTGCTCGCCTGCTTGGCAAGCTCGATCTTGGCGTGTGCCGCTTCCAGCTCGGGGGCCTTGGAAATTTCCACCGGTGCGCCGTTCAGCACCGCCTCGGCCTGCTCGATCTCGCCAAGCGCGAGATAGCACGCCACCATGCCCGCGAAGGCCTTGGCGTTCTTCGGATCCTCTTCGAGCACCGCTGCGAAGACCTGTGCCGCATCGGCTGCCGCGCCCTGCTCGAGCATTTCCTCGGCAGTGGCCACGGCCTCGTCGAGCCCGCCCGAGGCGTCGCCGCCCGAGGCCTGCACCACGCGGTCGATGAAGGCCTTCAGCTCGGAGGCCGGAAGCGCGCCCTGAAAGCCGTCGATCGGCTGGCCCTTGTAGAAGGCATAGACCGTCGGGATCGACTGGATGCGCAGCTGACCGGCGATCATCTGCGCTTCGTCGACGTTGACCTTGGCCATCTTGACGGCGCCGCGCGCCTCGGTCACCGCGGCCTCGAGAGCCGGGCCGAGCTGCTTGCAGGGGCCGCACCACGGCGCCCAGAAGTCGACGATGACCGGCACCTCCTGCGAGGCGTCGACCACCTCGGCCATGAAGTCAGCTTCGCTTACGTCCT
The sequence above is a segment of the Alloyangia pacifica genome. Coding sequences within it:
- the rpsO gene encoding 30S ribosomal protein S15, which encodes MSITVEEKNRLMKEFATKEGDTGSPEVQVAILTSRITTLTEHFKTHKKDNHSRRGLLKLVAQRRKLLDYLKGKEEARYTDLIQRLGIRR
- a CDS encoding DUF1643 domain-containing protein; translated protein: MIERRHEDNGTRSRALYSHCGTYRYGLERLWRETPGPFLLWVMLNPAKADERRNDPTIERCQRRAQAMGFGGMRIANIFAFRAPTPAELRRAETPVGPENDALLLRWHAEAGMTLAGWGMHGAHMGRGPQIAAQLIGAVHVLGLTRDGHPRHPLYVAYSQQPRLWHRQARSAAG
- a CDS encoding threonine ammonia-lyase, with the translated sequence MDITRIEAAAGRLQGHARRTPLLSSPFLDEIAGRRVLVKAECLQHTGSFKFRGAWSALSALDPEVRAKGVIAFSSGNHAQGIAAAAKGFGVPAVIIMPADAPAAKVAGTRGLGAEVVPYDREKEDRDALGARLAAERGLTLVKPFDEPEVIAGQGTCGLEIAEQAAEEGVTEADVLVCCGGGGLTSGIALALEAKAPGLRARPAEPEGFDDVKRSLAAGTIQRNTAMGGNICDAIVTPQPGNLTFPIMQRLCGPGLAVTEEEALRAMQLAARHLRIIAEPGGAVALAAALFRASEIEGEAVICTVSGGNVDAAILARALALDI
- a CDS encoding Trm112 family protein, coding for MSEETFTFDRRMLEALVCPVTHAGLDYDAGRQELVSKGAGLAFPIREGIPVMLIDEARRLDS
- a CDS encoding LON peptidase substrate-binding domain-containing protein, producing MVRRTDLPGMIPVFPLPGALLLPRSRLPLHIFEPRYLAMLDDALKTDARLIGMVQPAANGSDERPSLQRIGCAGRITQFSETEDGRYMITLSGLSRFRVMEEVDGFTPYRRCKVSWEGFEHDLTSHADHDDSFDRGAFLRLLDRYFEARGLSADWDTLKDAEDELLINSLSMLLDFAPEEKQALLEAPRLESRRETLVTLIEFALRGGEEDLIQ
- a CDS encoding thioredoxin family protein, with the translated sequence MLELGKTEAPKGDLIKDVSEADFMAEVVDASQEVPVIVDFWAPWCGPCKQLGPALEAAVTEARGAVKMAKVNVDEAQMIAGQLRIQSIPTVYAFYKGQPIDGFQGALPASELKAFIDRVVQASGGDASGGLDEAVATAEEMLEQGAAADAAQVFAAVLEEDPKNAKAFAGMVACYLALGEIEQAEAVLNGAPVEISKAPELEAAHAKIELAKQASNAGPVAELTAKVEADPADLQARFDLAQALYAHGQTEEAVTQLLDLFRRDREWNDGAAKTQLFTIFEALKPNDPVVLNGRRKLTSMIFA